One stretch of Glycine soja cultivar W05 chromosome 7, ASM419377v2, whole genome shotgun sequence DNA includes these proteins:
- the LOC114419360 gene encoding codeine O-demethylase-like, which yields MEPETAKLGSSLLVDSVKELAKKALIEVPERYVHPNIDPPILVNTDSLLPQLPIIELHKLLSEDLKELEKLDFACKDWGFFQLVNHGVGIKLVENIKKGAQELFNLSMEEKKKLWQKPGDTEGFGQMFGSKEGPSDWVDLFYIFTLPSHLRKPHLFPNIPLSFRENLEDYCIKMRHLAINIFALIGKALGIELKDIKKSLGEGGQSIRINYYPPCPQPENVLGLNAHTDGSALTILLQGNEVVGLQVKKNETWVPVKPLSNAFIVSLGDVLEVMTNGIYRSTMHRAVVNSQKERLSIATFYGPGWSGNIGPAPTLVTPERPALFKTIGVEDFYKGYLSPEHLGKPKSYINDVLRTQNGHVKGLTPS from the exons ATGGAGCCAGAAACAGCAAAGCTTGGATCCTCTCTTCTTGTTGATTCTGTGAAAGAACTAGCAAAGAAGGCACTAATCGAAGTTCCTGAGAGATACGTTCATCCAAACATTGACCCTCCAATTTTAGTCAACACAGACTCTTTATTGCCACAGCTCCCTATCATCGAGCTACACAAGTTATTGTCTGAAGATCTGAAGGAACTGGAAAAGCTAGACTTTGCATGCAAAGATTGGGGCTTTTTTCAG CTTGTTAATCACGGAGTTGGCATCAAATTGGtggaaaatataaagaaagGTGCACAAGAACTCTTCAACCTTTcaatggaagagaagaaaaagcttTGGCAGAAACCAGGAGACACGGAGGGGTTTGGTCAAATGTTTGGTTCTAAAGAGGGGCCATCAGATTGGGTAGATTTGTTTTACATTTTCACACTTCCATCCCATTTAAGGAAGCCCCACCTATTCCCTAATATACCACTGTCATTCAG GGAAAATTTAGAGGATTATTGTATAAAGATGAGACACCTTGCCATCAACATTTTTGCTCTTATAGGGAAAGCTCTTGGTATAGAACTAAAGGATATTAAAAAGTCATTAGGTGAAGGAGGCCAATCAATAAGGATCAACTACTATCCTCCTTGTCCCCAACCAGAAAATGTCCTTGGCCTAAATGCTCACACTGACGGATCTGCCCTCACCATCCTTCTCCAAGGCAATGAAGTGGTAGGCctccaagttaaaaaaaatgaaacttggGTTCCTGTTAAACCCCTCTCAAATGCTTTCATCGTTAGTCTCGGAGATGTTTTGGAg GTAATGACAAATGGAATATATAGGAGCACCATGCATCGAGCAGTGGTCAACTCACAGAAAGAGAGATTATCCATAGCTACATTTTATGGCCCAGGATGGAGTGGAAACATAGGTCCAGCACCAACTCTTGTTACTCCAGAAAGACCGGCTTTGTTCAAAACAATTGGCGTGGAAGATTTCTACAAGGGATACCTTTCACCTGAGCATCTTGGGAAAccaaaatcatatataaatgaTGTTTTGAGGACCCAAAATGGGCATGTCAAAGGCCTAACTCCTAGCTAG